AGCAATATCAATCCCCAGCTTCGCTGAACAAATCGACTGATTCCCTTAGGATCGTCTTTTCAGACGGAATTGCTCGTTACGCCTACATGGGAGACACCTTCCCTATAGGAATGTTCCTATCAACTGAAAACGACAGGAATATGGGCATCATATTTGATGAACATAGAACGATAGTGTACGTAATCTTCTACAAGAACGAATGCTTGATAGACGACATAAATTTGACGATAAACCCCGAAGATAAGCGTATCGATTGCAACACAATATTGAAGGCCGACGGCACCCACGTAAAAGTGTTGCCCCCGAAAGGAAACATTTTTAAGTACGAGTATTCGGCCGGCAAAACCACTTGCACTGTAGAAATGAGGATGCTATTCCCCTATTCCGAAGCGGACTGCAAAGACGCCTATAATGAGTTCCAGAAAGACACCTCGAAATCCAAGTCTTTCGAGTTCGAGAAATACAAGACAAAGACAACAATTGATTCAAGCTGTTTCAAGGACCTGGCAGTCGAACTTGCAGCCACGCAGCAGCATTAACTTTTAAAGTTTGTCTTTCAATTTATCTTTCAATATTTCCAGCATATTCGCTACAACGATTCCAGCATTGTACGATCCTATTGCATTCTGATTTCCCCACGTGTTATCGACATCATGTTTAAATTGATTATATCGGTCGACGATAGGAGATACGAAAAGGACCGGTATTTGCCCAGCCGCCATCTTTACAACGGCATGCGTCGTTTCAAGGCAAACAGGTTCACCCTCCGAAGAATAATTATTTTTAAATTCATTATAGGTTTCTGGATCGGCTTTTTCATAACATGAATAGTCCATCACATTAATTATTCCAAGGCTAACATACTCCGTATTGGCAAAGATGGTCAACTTGTTGGCTGGATGATGGCGAACGGCCTCCATCCCATCGGCAATGTTCTTTGATTTCTTATTGACAATGTCAAAGAAATTAGCGCATATTGAAGAATTTTGAACGCACCAACCTTCAGGGACATATAGGTGACTTTGTGTAGCCGAGTCCAACTTTCGACAATCCTTGGCAAAAAACTTCGTTCCCATGAAAATACAACCGTTAAAACTGCGTTTGCGGTCCTCTTTGCAAGGAGTTGACTCGCTGGTGCTCACGCTGATGATGTAATCTGGACTTTCTTCATCTATAAGATTCATGACCAGGTCTAGCTTTTTCTGTGAATTAGATGTGCTTTCGCCCGCGTCGAAAAGGTAGCTGATGCAGAATTCCCTAATTATATGTTTTCCAAGTTTATAAATGCACGATGGTCTATTTTTGCTCGGGCCGACGCTCCAATCTCTCGAAACCATCTTAAGATCAGGTATTTTGTTCAACATCATCAATTTCTCGATACCGGCCCTGTAGCCTGCATATTCGAAGTCCTTGTTGACCAAAATCATGATTTTCATAATTTCCCCTTCTTTATTATGGGTGCGATTTTTATTTTATTTATAAACTATTTCTTAATTTATTAAAAGTCAATAGAAGCGTTTGAAAATATTTTTCAACAAGTTTTATCATTTTCCAATATTGTTCAGATTCTTTCTCGTTCGCCTTTCGCGACGAAATTATGTACAACGTATGTACAACGTATAAACGTCAAGTTTTTACAACCCCGCTCAAAACGATATATTTCGTTTAGATACAAAAAAAAGCCCCCGGAGGGGGGCGAAAAAGTGAAATTTCTAGCAGTTACCAGTCTTCTTCGTATAGCTGTTCGCAGCTCTTCGCCATATCGGCGGAATCATAGAAGTAAAGCAGAACCTCATCGAATTGGCATTTCTTTGACGAAGCAGAACAGCCTGTTCCTAATGTACCATTTCCTTCACTACAGCCAATCTGGAAATCAGACACTTCACTTGACGATTGGCTGATTTCGCCACAATAGGAATGGCCAGAAGACGTAATCTTGCAGGAGTAGACATTCCCCGAGATTGTCGCGTTGCTACCGCTCTGTATTTGCGGACTGCCGTAATAGTCATCAGGGATGGAATAGTCTCCATCATAGTAGCTACCGCCATCATAAGAAGATGAGCCTCCGTTATCGCTGTAGCCATAATCGTCATCGGTGTACTCATCCAAGCAGGAATTGACTTCGGCGGCAGCCCCATAGTAGAAGGCAACGATGCCGCCACCCTGGTCGCACTTTTTTCCACCGGCGGGACAACCCGTGCCAAAGGTGGCTTTGGAGAAGCCTTCTATATTTTGCGCGTTACAAGTTTCTTTGAACTGGTCCGTGGTCTTATAGGATGTTGGCACCTCGGAACAGGACGCGGACCCGTCCCCACCGGGCAGTTCCACATAGCAAGAAACAACGCTACCGGATCCAGACCCGGAACCAGAATTTTTCCCAGAACCATTGCCCGAGCCGGAGCCATTGCCCGACCCACCGCCTGACCCATTGCCTGAACCTGGAGTATAACTGGAGCCGTTGCCGGTGCCGGATTCCGTCCCATCAGCCCCAGAAGGGGCACTGCCATCGCAGCCGTAGAATGCGAGACTAACAGCAGACGCGACCGCTATCGCTAATAATGTTTTTCTTGTTTTCATGTGTGCCCCTCTTTTGATAATAGGTTTGTAAATAAAATATAACGTTTTCTGATAAAAAGGAGTCAACAAGAAAAAAATTTTTTCAGGGGCCCTACTTTTGTGAGCCCCATCATACCCTAAACCATAAGGGACATATTTAAGGAAAAACGCCCTAGCCTTTATATTTTGATTTATATCCGTGATTTTCTGAAGGACGCAGGTCGTTGGGGTACATTACGTCGGTGTAGATGTCCTCTTGTAACTTTTTCACGAGTTTGTACACTTCGGCGTAATTGGCTATACTGTCGATGGAAATGCCCGCGTTGGTCGAAGTCCTACGTCCGTTCAGCGTCGCGGGATTTGCTTGCGCAGAAGACGTAATGATGTCGCCCACGCCAAACCATTGGTCAAAAATACCGCGGTGCAAATCCACATGAGACAGTTCCGCAAACGGTTTTGACTTATACGTCCTACCAAAAATGCCACCCGAAGCGTAGATTGCCTTGTCCGTGACAATATAGGCCGTGTTGCGATAGCGCCTAAACGAGAGCAGCGCCCCACCCAAATAAATCCAGACCGGCATCAGGTGGAGCATCATGAAGGGAACAATAAAGAGAGCAACCTTGTCCGACTGGTCCGAAGAAAACGAAGCGCCAATGAAAGCCGAATCAAACAGGCCCCACAGCAAAGCAAAAGGGAGCAGCGGATTGAAAATGCTTTCGAAGATAAAGCACTTTTTATCCGGCCTGCCGGCGTACAGAATCTTTTCGTCTTTCCCTATCAGCAGAGTCAATTCGTTGTCCATATCAAGCCTCGATTCCATGACTTAAATATAAAACTATACCGCCCAAAAATTACAAATTCGTATAAACAAGGGTTTATTCGGCAATATTCTAGCGAACAAACAGCACCCATGCCTGCATGGAATCCACGATATCAACTTCGGACTCTTTTGAAGACCACTACGTCGTTACGGACATCATGGCCTACGAATTTACCGATGCATATCTGGTTCAGACACCGGGCAAATGCGTGGAAGAAGACGGCCAACTGGTCTGGTCAAGGGACGGGCAGCAGATTCAGTCTCCAGCTTCGCTCAACAAATCGACAGATTCCCTTAGGATCGCTTTTTCGAACGGAGTTGTCCGTTTTGCCTACGAAGGCGCGACGGTTCCTACATGAAAGTGCTACCCCCGGAAGGAGCGATTTTCAAATTCGAGTTCTCGGCCGGCAATGTCACTTGCTCAGCCGAAACCAGGACGCTTTTCCCCTATTACGAACAAGACTGCAAGGACGCCTATAGCAAGTTCCAGAAAGACACATCGTCAACCAAGGTTTTCGATTTCAAAGAATACAGAACAAAGACAACAATTGATTCAAGCTGTTTCAAGGACCTCGCAGTCGAACTTGCAGCCCCGCAGCAGCATTAGCCCCTATCGATTACACGTTTTTGCCCATTATTTCTGATTTCCCCTAGCCTCTGGTGCTTGCGCGCCAGCGCAAATAAAGGAATATTCAGAAAACATAACTTATAGGGGATTTCTTATGAAACTTAAACTTCTCGCAATTGCATTTGCAGCATCTTTCGCCTTAACAGCCTGCGACAGCAGTTCGACGTCATCGGATGCGAACGAGCCCGTATCCGAAAATTCCAATCCGGGACAGGACCAGCAAACAACCGAAGTAAAAAAAGATTCCACCTCAAGCGAAAGCTCTGTCGATAAGGGCAAAACCTCCACAGACACTAAGGATAACGAAGAAACGGCTAAAACAAGCAACGGTTCCAACATCAATCTCGAAGGAATCGGAATGACACAGGAACAGTATAATCTTCTCAGGACTTTTGAAACGAAGATGGGAGATGTGGATGACACCGGGAAAAAATTTTCGGATATTTTAAACGACGGAGAATGCCAAAATGGCGACATTCAGTCGGCCGTCTACCTGGGCCAGAACGTGCAATGGACTTGCATCTATGAAGAGTGGGTCCCGACTTCGGGTTTTGACAAAGTGATTGAGGCAATCCTTCCCGAGGAGTTGGACGAAATTCTCGCAGAATCGGGTATGACCAAGGAAGATGTGCTGGCGATGCTCAATTTCCTGTCGAACTTGGATATGTCCAAGAACGATGCAGATGTTGTCGTCGAGTCCGTAGAAAGATGCGAAGGAAGCCGCATGGTTCAGGTGGAAAAATTGGTCAAAAAGAATGTGACGGACGAATCTCGCACTTTAGTCTATAAAGAGATGGTCGGCAAATGCAAGGACTATCGCGATGGAAAAATCACATACGAAGAACTGATGATGGACTAGACATAAAAAAAGCCTCGAAAGAGG
The DNA window shown above is from uncultured Fibrobacter sp. and carries:
- a CDS encoding PH domain-containing protein, with translation MESRLDMDNELTLLIGKDEKILYAGRPDKKCFIFESIFNPLLPFALLWGLFDSAFIGASFSSDQSDKVALFIVPFMMLHLMPVWIYLGGALLSFRRYRNTAYIVTDKAIYASGGIFGRTYKSKPFAELSHVDLHRGIFDQWFGVGDIITSSAQANPATLNGRRTSTNAGISIDSIANYAEVYKLVKKLQEDIYTDVMYPNDLRPSENHGYKSKYKG